One region of Deinococcus aerius genomic DNA includes:
- the rpsJ gene encoding 30S ribosomal protein S10 — TMVAPKIRIKLRGFDHKALDQSASKIVDTVRRTGADVSGPVPLPTRIRRFTVLRGPFKHKDSREHFEIRTHNRLVDIMNPTKKTIDSLMTLDLPTGVDIEIKTVGGRA; from the coding sequence TACAATGGTTGCCCCGAAGATTCGTATCAAACTGCGTGGCTTTGACCACAAGGCGCTGGACCAGTCCGCGAGCAAGATCGTGGACACGGTCCGGCGCACCGGGGCGGACGTGAGCGGTCCTGTGCCGCTCCCCACCCGCATCCGCCGCTTCACCGTGCTGCGCGGGCCGTTCAAGCACAAGGACAGCCGCGAGCACTTCGAAATCCGCACCCACAACCGTCTGGTGGACATCATGAACCCCACCAAGAAGACGATTGACAGCCTGATGACCCTCGACCTCCCCACGGGCGTGGACATCGAGATCAAGACCGTCGGGGGCCGCGCATGA